A region of the Flintibacter sp. KGMB00164 genome:
CTCTCCTGGTAGCGGTCCAGGATGGACTTCATATAGTAGGCGGTGGACGACTTGCCCTTGGTGCCGGTGATGCCGATGACCTTCAGCTTGCCGGAAGGATGGTCGTAGAACCGGTCGGCCAGAGGGGCCAGCACCTTGCGGGTATCGGTGATGGCGATGCGGGGCAGGCCGGGGATGGTGTCCTCCTCCTGGCTGACGCAGGCCATAGCGCCCTGGTCCCGGGCCATCTCCAGAAATTTGGTCTGAAAGTGGGCGCCCTTGCGGATAAACAGGGTGCCGGGGGCCACCTGCCGGGAGTCGCAGGTGAGGCCGGTGACGCGCTGGCTCCGGTCCAGGCCGTCAGGGATGGGGGCGGCAAGCAGGTTCTGCTCCGAAAGCAGGTCCAGGTAGTCTCCCAAAGTATGGACAGGGATGGTCATAACAGACACCTCCGGGGGATTATTTTCGGAAAATGGTGCGCAGAGGCTTGTGGCACACCTCGATGGAGCGTTGGGCCAGCACCTCCATGGCGTCCACGTAGAAGGAGGACAGGTGGTGCTCACTGGCAAAGACGGACAGTTCGGTGCAGGCCAGCACGGCGCAGTCGCAGCCCTGCTCCACCAGGTCTTTGGTGAAGGCGGCAAACTTCTCCGGGTCTCCCGCTTTGCCCGCTTTGATGTCGTCATAGATGAGAGACATCACCTGCTTCTGAGCGGCAGGCCGGGGTGCGGCGGCGTAGATGCCGAAGGCGGCAAACTCCCGCTGGTACAGACCGGTGCGGATGGTGCCGTCGGTGGCCAGAATGCCGGGGCGCTTCTTCCCCTGGCTTACCAGCAGCCGGGCGGTCTCCCGGATCATGTGGATGATGGGGATGGAGATCTGCTCCTGCACCCGGTCCAGGAAGTAGTGGGAGGTGTTGCAGGGCACCGCGATGGCGGTGCATCCCGCCCCCTCCAGCATGCGGGCGTCGGACAGCAGGCGCTCGTAGACTTCGTCCTTCTGTGCCTGGGTACCCAGGATGGCCGCTGTGCGGTCGGGCATGGCGCAGTCGGAAAAAATCAGCACCGAGAGGTGCTCCTGATCGGTGCGGGCGTCGGTGCGGTCGATGATATATTGATAAAAGGTGTTGGTGGCCTGGGGGCCCATGCCCCCGATGACGCCAAGACGGTCGTTGCTCATCTAAAATACCTCATTTAATTGGGGCGAATATATCGTAGGGGCGACCTGCGGTCGCCTAAGGAGACGGATGTTACTTTCTGCACGCGCAGAAAGTAACCAAAGACGCGCCAAGGGGGCTCCTTCGACGAACACCTGGCTTACGCCGGTGTTCATAGGCGTCGCCCCCCTGGACCCCCATTACGGAGGGACGCCCTCCTGTCAGATAGTAGAATCCTCCCGGCGGCCCGAACACAAGATCTTGCATCCTCCTTGCCCCGGGGGCACTGGCCCCTACCGGGTCAGAAATTTCAAAGTGTCTACGTTGTACGGACACCGCCTACTCTGGCAGAGCCAGGGCGGCTGGGCAGTGGCTGGGAAACCAGCCGACCACCGCCGCACCAAACAGGTAGGCAAGCACCAGGCGGTGTACAGTAGAGCCGCCCGCCTGTAAATTTTAGATTGGTAGGGCCTAAGGCCCGAGAGTAGAACGGGAACAGAACTTGATTTTGCCCGCCGGAACTGACTGCCGAACCAAAGTGACCCGCTCCCGTAAAAGGGGTCCGGGGCCGACTCCCCCTGTCAGGGGGAGATGGCCCGAAGGGCCAGAGGGGGTAGGGATAAGCTGACTGTGAACACCACCGCAGGTAGGTGCTCACCGGAAGCGCTCCCCGGTCACTCTTTGGTTCCTTTCTGGTGATCCAGAAAGGAACCCGCCCCGCAGGGCGGAACCCTCTTTAATCCTGCGGTTTCTTGTTATACTTCTCAAACCGCTTCATATTTCCCAGGTGATTCTTCCACACCCGCAGCCGGCGCTTGAGGGACCCATCCCCCTCATACACCAGGGAGTGGTGATCGGCTCCGGCGCGGATGAGGGACTTCATCTCCTGGTGGTACTTCTTGGGAGTGAAGTCAAAGGCCACCTTTTTGGGTACCATCCGCCACAGAGAGCGGTTCTTGGTGATTTCAAAGGGCAGTTCCTTCTCCTCCACCCGGTCCTCCACCACCAGCTTGGCAATATTATGCCCCGATCCGGTGACATAGTAGTTGCTCCGGCCCTGGCGGCAGTTGATTTCAAAGGCCTTGTACTTGCCGTCCCGCTGGTCGTACTTGATGTCAAAGTTGGAGAAGCCGGTAAAGTGCAGGTCCTCCAGCAGGCCCTTGATCTTCTGGGACAGCTCCTCGTCGTGCTCGGTAAGGATGACGGCGTGGTTGCCGATGCCGTGGGGGGAGTGCTCCTCCAGCAGCACGTGGCCCAGACACATGAGCTTCACCTTGCCGTTGCGGTCGGAGTAGTTGGTCAGCACCCGCATATAGGTGTCATCTCCGGGAATGAACTCCTGGAGCACCATGTGGTCGGGGTAACCGGCGGCGTACACCTGGTCCAGGGCGGCAAGCAGCTCCTCCCAGCTCTGGCAGATGTAGACCTTGGCCAGCTCGTGGACGCCGCAGGCCCAATAGGCCACGGAGTCGGCAGGCTTGGCGATGTAGGGCGGTCCCCAGGGCAGGGTGAAGTCGTGACCCATGGATTTGTCGTAGATGAAGGTGGCGGGGTGGTCGATGCCGTGCTGGTCACACAGAGCGTAAAACTTCTCCTTGTTGATGAGGGTGTCCAGCAGCTCGCCGTCAATGTAGGGTGCAATGGCGTTTTCCGGCAGCTGGTCCTTGCAGTGGGCGGCCAGCTGGACATAGCTGTCGCCGCAGCCCATGACCAGGACCTTCTTGTCCGGAAATTCCTTGCACACCTGAGCCACATTCTTGCGGAAGGCGTCGGCGCTCTCGTTGTCGGCGCACACCCGGTAGTCAATGATGGCGCTGCCGTGGCAGGGGAAGGAGGGGTAGCGGCCATAGGCAATGCTCTTGACGCCGTAGGCCTCATGGAAGGCACGGGCCACGCTGTACACGTTGATATCGCCGCCAAACAGCAGCGGCTGGAAGGATAACTCACTCATAGCAGGATGACTCCTTTTGTTTCCTTATGGTAATATCTGCGGAAAACCCGCGTTATCGAAATTCAATGGGCATACCCCGGGCATAGAGGGGATCCAGGTCAAAGGCGGCCACATCTCCCGCGGAGCACTTCACATCGGTGACATTCAAGATGGTCTCGGAGGCGCCGATGGAACCGATGACCCGCACCCGCTGGCCGTTGAGACGCACGGTACGGTTGCGGCTGCGCCGCCAGGCCCGCCACAGCTCCAGCAGGCTCTGACTTCTGGGGCGCTCCACCCCAAAGCCGTTCTGGTAACCCACCGGCAGGACAGCCACCCGGGTGGGCTTTTTCATGGCGATGAGCTTGTCCGCGCCCACGGTGTGCCCCTTGGGCAGCCAGCGCACCTCGGTGATGGAGGCCTCGCCGTAGCCCACGGTGGTCAGCCCGTCCCCTTTCGTGCGGCGGCAGCGGCCCAGAATGGCCGACCCGGCCCGCACCGCGTCCAGGCGGGCGTCATCAAAGTGCATCAGGGCGAAGGAACCGGCGGCGTGGACGGTGCCGGTCTCGAAACCTGCCTGATGGATGGCTTCCAGCACCTGCTGGAATTGCTTGAGCTGGCCGTCCACCTCCTGGCTCTTGCCGGTGACGGCGTGGAGCTGGGTGTAGATGCCGGACAGAGCCACGTTGGGCAAAGAGCGGTAGGCCAGCAGGATCTTCTCCGGCTCAGAGATCAAAAAGCCGCCAAAGCCAAGACCGGTGTCCACCTGAATGTGTGCCTCAGCCACGGTGGAGCGGTTCTCCGCCACGGCGTTCAGGGCCAGGCCGGTGTCCACAGACGAGACGGTGCACACCACGCTCAGGTCCACCAGCTGTTCCAGCTCCTCCCGGTCCACGGTGGAGCGCAGCATCAGGATCTCCTCGGTCTCAAAGCCCGACTCCCGCAGCAGCTGGGCCTCCTCCACCGAGTTGACGCCGAAACGGGTCACACCGGCGTCCCGGAGCAGCCGGGCCAGGCGCACGGCGCCCACACCGCCTCCCTGACCGGACACCACGCCGTACAGGGCGGCCCCCTGGGCCCGCTCCTTGATCACTGCCATATTGTTTCGAATGGCGGAGCGTTCAATGATCAATCTGCGCATCGCGGTATGACTCCCTTCTCTGTCTGCCGGCAAGCTTGGCCGTGGGATCTCCTGGAATGTTTTATTTTATCACCATATCGGGGAAAAGGCAACGGAACGCAAGGGGCCGTGGAGAAAAACCAGGGGTAGTTTTCCCAAGGTTTACAAAAAGTTTATAAATGCTTCCACCCCCCTCTGGCCTTGTTTCAGGGGCCAAAAAATGATACAATACTATGATTAAACTAATAAATTAGTATGGAGGACTCCATGGAACGTAATACAACCACCATTTCCCGGGAGGACATCGCCCGGCAGATGGATCATTGTCACGCCGTTGCCCAGATCAATGCCCAGCGTCCCCAGCCCCCGCTGGCCTTTGTGGACACCTACGGCTGTCAGCAGAATGAGGCCGACTCCGAGCGCATCCGCGGTTATCTTCAGGAGATGGGCTACGGCTTTACCCAGGACGAGGAGCAGGCCGACGTGATCGTCATCAACACCTGCGCCATCCGGGAGCACGCCGAGCAGCGGGTGCTGGGCAACCTGGGTGCCCTGGTGCATGTAAAGCGCCGCCATCCCGGCCAGCTCATCTGCCTGTGCGGCTGCATGGCCCAGGAGGCCCATGTGGCCCAGAAGGTGAAGGAGTCCTACCGCCATGTGGACCTGGTCTTTGGTCCCCAGGTGCTGTGGCGCTTCCCTGAGTTCATCCACAGCCTGCTCACCGCCCGGGGCCGGGTGTTCCAGACCCCCGACCTGCCCGGCTCCATCGCCGAGGGCATCCCCGTGGTGCGCCAGGACAAGGTGAAGGCCTGGGTGTCTATCATGTATGGATGCAATAACTTCTGCTCCTACTGCATCGTGCCCTATGTCCGGGGCCGGGAGCGCTCCCGAGAGCCAGAGGATATCCTCGCGGAGGTCCGGCAGCTGGTGGAGGAGGGGTATAAGGATATTACCCTGCTGGGCCAGAACGTAAACTCCTACGGCAAGGACCTGGAAAATCCCATGGACTTTGCAGACCTCCTCTCCAAGGTCAACGAGATCCCCGGGGACTTCCTCATCCGCTTTATGACCTCCCACCCCAAGGATGCCACCCAGAAGCTCTTTGAGACCATGGCCCGGTGCGAGAAGGTGGCTCCGGTGCTTCACCTGCCCTTCCAGGCGGGCAACGACCGCGTCCTGAAGGTGATGAACCGCCGCCACACCCGGGAGCAGTATCTGGAAAAGATTCGTGCCCTGAAGGCCCTCATCCCCGACATCGTGCTCACCTCCGATGTCATCGTGGGCTTCCCCGGGGAGACCACCGAGGAGTTTGAGGACACCCTGAAGGTGCTGGAAGAGGTGCGCTACGACGCCCTGTTTACCTTCATCTACTCCCCCCGTGTGGGTACCCCTGCCGCCAAGATGGACGACCCCATGCCCCGGGAGGAGAAGCTTGCCAACTTCAACCGCCTGGTGGCCCTCCAGGACAAGATCTCTGAGGAGAAGCACGCCGCCTACATCGGCAAGACGGTGCGCTGCCTCATTGACGGCCAGGGGGATGATGCGGAGTATCCCTTTACCGCCCGGACGCCGGGTAACCGTTTGGTGAGAGTGAAGGGCGGTACTGCCGATGATGTGGGGCAGTTCCGGGAGATCAATATTATTGGGGCCAATAAGTGGTCGCTTTACGGGGAATTGTCGGAGAAATAACACTTTTTGCTTTGGGGACGGGAGTGTTCTTTCCAGCGATGGAAAGAACCAAAGATCGCCGGGGGACGGCTCCGATGAGCGCCTTCGCGGAGCGGGCGCTCATAGTCGCCTTTCCCCCGGTCCCCCTGTTTACGGGGGCGGGTCACTTTGGGCTGTTGGTAATTTTCGGCGGTCCTAAGCTTTGACTGTGCTCCCTTCTCCTCTCGGCCCACTGGGGCCTACCCATCTAAAATTTATAGGAGGGCGGTTCTAACGGACACCGCCTGGTGCGTCCCTACCTGTTTGGTGCGGCGGTGGTCGGGTGGACCAGCTGCCACGGTTTTGCCCAGGTAGGCGGTGTCCGTACAGCGCGGATACTTCTAAATTTCTGACCCGGCAGGGGCCTGTGTCCCCGAGGCAAGAAGAATCACAGATCTTGTCTTTGCCCGCCGGATGGTTACCACCCAACCATCAATAGGGCGTCCCCCGTAGCCGGGGGTCCGGGGGTAAGAGACTATGAACACCCGCCCTTGGCGAGGTGTTCATCGGAACGCAACCCCCGGGGCATTTTTGGTTCCTTTTTGGGCAAACAAAAAGGAACCCGCCCCGCAGGGCGGAATTTTCCCAAAGATATTAGAAAAGAAACTCACAACGCAGAAAGACGGTGAACCCATGGCAGAACTGACCCCCATGATGAAACAATATCTGGAGATGAAGGACCGCAACCCAGACTCCATTTTGTTTTTCCGACTGGGCGATTTTTATGAAATGTTCTTCGACGACGCCAAGCTGGTGTCCAAGGAGCTGGACCTGACCCTCACTACCCGGGACCGGAACAAGCCCCCGGAGGAGCGCACCCCCATGTGCGGCGTGCCCTACCACTCCTGTGAGAGCTACATCGCCCGGCTCATCGCCAAGGGCTACAAGGTGGCCATTTGCGAGCAGACCGAGGACCCCGCCACCGCCAAGGGCCTGGTGGACCGGGATATCATCCGCATCATCTCCCCGGGCACCGTTATTTCTGCCTCCATGCTGGAGGAGGGAAAAAACAACTTCCTCAGCGCCGTCTATGCTGACGAGTCAGGGGTAGGCCTGTGCCTGTGTGATATCTCCACCGGCGAGGTGTTTGCCACCTCCTTCCCTGCCGGACCGGAGGCCCGGGACCACCTGGAAAACGAGCTGGGCCGCTTCCATCCCACCGAGGCGGTGCTCTCCGAGGGGGCCTGGGCGCTGGTGGGCCTCACCGACTTTTTGAAGGATCGGCTGGACTGCATGTGCCAGCACTGGGAGGAAGAGGGCTTTGCCCTGGACCATGCCCGGGAGATGGTGGATAAGCAGTTTACCGCCGGGCTGGAGACCCTGCCTGCCGGCGACACCGCCGCCGTCCAGGCCACGGGGGGGCTGCTGCGCTACCTCTACGACACCCAGAAGACCGATTTGGGACACATCGCCGCCTTTTCCTACTACACCACGGGGCAGTTTATGGAGCTGGACCTCACCGCCCGGCAGACTCTGGAACTTACCGAAACCCTGCGGGGCAAAGAGAAAAAGGGCTCCCTGCTGTGGGTGATGGACAAGACCCGCACCCCCATGGGCCACCGCCTCATCCGGGGCTGGATGGAGCGGCCCCTCCTCTCCCCCGTACAGATCGCCCGGCGGCAGCAGGCGGTGGGCGACCTGGTGGAGGACATCATCACCCGGGAGGAGCTGACCCTCACCCTGCGGGAGGTCACCGACCTGGAGCGGCTCATTGGCCGGGTGGTGTACGGCACCGCCGGAGGCCGAGACCTCACCGCCCTGGCGGCGGGCCTGGGGAAACTGCCCCGCATCCGGGAGCTGCTCTCCCCCTGCTCCTCCGCTCTGCTCCAGTCCCTGGCTGAGCAGCTGGACGATCTGCCCGAACTGCGGGAGCTTCTCCAGCGTGCCCTGGTGGACGAGCCTCCCTTCTCCGTGCGGGAGGGCAAGTTCATCCGGGAGGGGTACAGCGAAGAGGTGGACCGGCTGCGCAACGTGATGGACCACGGGGCGGACATGCTGGCCGACCTGGAGGCACGCACCAAGGAGCAGACCGGCATCAAGAATATGAAGGTGGGCTACAACAAGGTCTTTGGCTACTACATCGAGGTGGCCAAGTCCCAGACCAACCTGGTGCCCGAGGGCTGGGTGCGCAAGCAGACCACCGTCAATTCCGAGCGTTACATCTCCCAGGAGCTCAAAGACCTGGAGCACACCATCCTCTCCGCCCAGGACAAGGTGGTGGCCCTGGAGTATCAGCTCTTCTGCGAACTGAAGGACACCGTCTGCCGCCACGTCACCCAGGTGCAGAAGAGCGCCGCCGCCGTGGCTCAGGTGGACGTGCTCAACTCCTTTGCCACCGTGGCCGCCGCGGGCAATTACTGTATGCCCCAGGTGGACAATTCCTCGGTGCTGAACATTGTGGAGGGACGCCACCCGGTGGTAGAGAAGATGCTCAAGGACTCCCTCTTTGTCCCCAACGACACCCACATGGACGACGGGGACGACCTGTGCGCCATCATCACCGGCCCCAACATGGCGGGCAAATCCACCTACATGCGCCAGGTGGCCCTCATTACTCTCATGGCTCAGATGGGCTCCTTTGTCCCCGCCAAGTCCGCCCACATCGGAGTGGTGGACCGGGTATTTACCCGCATCGGGGCCAGCGACGACCTGAGCGCGGGCCAGTCCACCTTCATGGTGGAGATGACCGAGGTGGCCCAGCTGCTGAAAAACGCCACCCGCCGCTCCCTGCTCATTTTGGACGAGATCGGCCGGGGCACCAGCACCTACGACGGCATGGCCATCGCCCGGTCGGTGCTGGAGTACTGCGCCGACAAGCGGCGGCTGGGGTGCAAGACCCTCTTTGCCACCCACTACCACGAGCTTACCGTCCTGGAGGGAGAGATCCCCGGGGTGAAAAATTACAATATCGCCGCCAAAAAGCGGAAAGACCAGGTGATTTTCCTGCGAAAGATCGTCCGGGGTGGAGCCGACCAGAGCTACGGTATCGAGGTAGCCCAGCTGGCGGGCGTGCCCGACCGGGTCATCAAGCGTGCCCGGGAGATTTTAAAGGACCTGGAGGCCGGAGGCGTGGAGCGTCCGGTGGTTTCCGTCCAAGAGGACAGCGGGCAGGTGTCTCTGGGAGATCTGGGAGGCGAGACGGTGCTGAAAAAACTGCGGATGACCGATGTGAATATTCTCTCCCCCATTGAAGCACTGAATCTGCTCAATGAATTGAAGCAGGACCTGAACTAAAGTCCTGTGTAATCTTATAGGGACGGGGGATGTTCTTTCCAGCGATGGAAAGAACCAAAGATCGCCGGGGGCCGCCTTCGATGAGCGCCTACGCGCAGCGGGCACTCATAGGCGGCTTGCCCCCAGACCCCCATATTACGGGGGACGCCCTCCTGTCAGATAGTAAAATCCTCCCGGCGGCCGAAGATAAGATCTGTGATTCTTCTTGCCTCGGCCCACTAGGGCCTACAAATTAAAAATTTGAAAGATGTGCAGTTGAAATAACACCGCCTGGTGCAGAAAAACTGTGGCAGCTGGTCCATCCGACCGCCGCCGCACCAAACAGGTAGGGATTCACCAGGCGGTGTGCGATAGAGCAGCAATGCCCTCAAATTTTGATGGCAAAAGGGCCTAAGGCCTGAGAGAAGAGGGATGCACGGTCAACGCCTAGGACCGCCGGAACTTACGGACCAGCCAAAGTGACCCGCTCCCGTGAATGGAGGCCTGGGGGGCAGATGACTGTGAGCGCCCGCTGCGCGAAGGCGCTCACCGGAATCAACCCCCAGCGCATCTTTGGTTACTTTCTGTGCGAGCAGAAAGTAACATCCGTTTCCGTCCCCAAAAATCGACCCATTCCCTCTAAAAGATAATGTAAAGGCGAAAGCTTTACACACAATCCATAAAAATTTGACCTCAAGCATTTTGGAGGTACCTATGCCAACCATTCAAGTATTAGACTCCCATGTGGCCGACCTGATTGCCGCCGGCGAGGTGGTGGAGCGGCCCGCCAGCGTGGCCAAGGAGCTGATGGAAAACGCCATTGACGCCGGGGCCTCCAAGGTGACGGTGGAAATTTCCCACGGCGGGCTCACCTTTCTGCGGGTGACCGACGACGGCAAGGGCATCCCCGCCGGGGAGCTGAAAACCGCATTTCTCCGCCATGCCACCAGCAAGCTGCGCACCGCCTACGACCTGGAGGCCATCGGCACCCTGGGGTTCCGGGGCGAGGCTCTGGCGGCCATCTCGGCGGTGTCCCGGGTGGAGGTGATGACCCGCCCCGCGGATGCCCCCCTGGGTGCTTCCCTCTTCTTGGAGGGCGGCGTGCCCGGCGAGATCGAGGAGGCAGGCTGTCCCCTGGGCACCACCATGGTGGTGCGGGACCTGTTTTACAACACCCCCGCCCGGCTCAAATTTATGAAGAAGGACTCCGCCGAGGGAGCCGCCGTCTTTGCGGTGGTCCAGCGGGTGGCCCTGTCCCATCCGGAGGTGAGCGTCAAGTTCATCCGGGACGGCAAGCAGGAACTGCTCACCCCTGGAGACGGCGCCCTCCAGAGTGCGGTGTACGCCGTACTGGGCCGGGAGCTGGCCCTGGGCTTCCGGGAGGTGAAGAGCGGCGGCGACGGGATCAAAGTGACCGGTTTTGTCTCCCAGCCCGCCTGCTGCCGGGCCAGCCGGAACTGGCAGTTCTTCTTTGTCAACGGGCGGCAGGTGAAGTCCCGCCTGCTCATGGCCGCTCTGGAGCAGGCCTACCAGAACCAGAAGATGGTGGGCAAGTTTCCCGCCTGTGTCCTCCACGTGGAGGTGAAGCTGAGTCAGGTGGACGTAAACGTCCACCCCGCCAAGACCGAGGTAAAATTCGGCAGCGAGCGGGAGGTATTCAACGCCGTGTACCACGCCGTCCTCTCCGTCCTGGAAGGGGACCGCAGCCATCCACAGGCCACCTTCTCCCCTGCCCGTCCCAAGCAGACGCCCGGCCAGACTACCATGCCCGGACTGTCCGCCCAGACCTACCGCCAGCTCACCGTGGCTGACGTGGCCACGCCCCGCTTTACCCCCAAGCCCCGTCCCACCTGGACGCCGCCTCCCGCCGCCGCGCCCCGGCCTTCTGTCCCGAAAAAGGCCCCCTATGTGGAAAGCGGTGTGGAAAACTTGGTGGAGAAAGTGGACAACTCCGTACACCCTGTGGAAAACTTAGTGGACAAAGTGGATAAGATTCCGCAGGAAACCTTATTAAACTCCAAAAAGCTGGAGAAACACGCACAAGTTATCCCTTCCGAACCTCAGCCCCAGCCCATCCCAGAGCCAGTGGCCACGCCGGAACCCAAGGACGAGCCGGTGGAAAAACCTGTGCACATGCCGGAGCCGGAGGCCGAGCCGGTTCCCGAGGTGGAGCCCTGGCGCTTGGCCGGAGAGGTGCTGAACACCTATATTATTGTGGAGCAGGGGGACAAGATCCTGCTTATCGACAAGCACGCCGCCCACGAGCGGATGAACTTTAACCGCATGAAGGCCCAGGGGTACCAGGCCATGGCCCAGACCCTGCTCAGCCCCGCCATCTGCCGTCTGGCCCCGGAGGAGCAGGCGGTGCTGCTGAGCAATCTGCCCCTGTTGGAGGAGTTTGGCTTTCAGGTGGATGACTTCGGCGGCGGAGCGCTGGCGGTGCGGGAGGCTCCCGACTACCTGGACGTGGAGGACATCCCCGATACCCTCTCCCAGCTGGCCCAGAAGCTGCTTACCACCGGACACGCCGATCCCGCCGCTGCCCGGGATGAGCTGCTGCACACCATGGCTTGCAAGGCGGCCATCAAGGGGGGCTGGAAGACCAGTCCTCAGGAGCTGGAGCGGGTGGCTCAGGCAGTGATGGATGGAAGCGTCAAGTATTGCCCCCACGGGCGGCCGGTGGCGATTGAGCTGACACGGAAAGAATTGGAGAAGCAGTTTAAGCGGGCTTAACCTACTTTTCTTGAAAGAAAAGTAGGCAAAAGAACTTCCAGGGAAACTTCGTTTCCCTTCTGCGCCTGTAAAAGAGATTGCGTCGGGAAAGCGGCTTCCCTCGCCGGAAAGGATTCTGTAGAGGCGGCTTTTGGCCGCCTGGGAAAACGATGTGACTTTCTGAACGATCAGAAAGTCACCAAAGAATCGCCGGGGAACGGCTCCGAGGAGCGCCTTCGCGCAGCGGGCGCTCCAAGTCGCCTTTTCCCCGGACCCCTTGTTATGAGGGAGGGTCCCTTTGGGCTTTTGGTTATCCCCGGCGGGCAAAATCAAGTTCTGTTTCCGTTCTACTCTCAGGCCTTAGGCCCTTTTGCCATCAAAATTTGAGGGCATTGCCGCTCTATTGTACACCGCCTGGTGCATCCCTACCCGTTGGGTGCGGCGGTGGTCGGGCAGACCAGCTGCCACGGTTATGCCAGGGTAGGCGGTGTCCGTACAGCGCAGATACTTTTTGATTTCTGCCCATGTAGGCCCCAGTGGGCCGAGGCAAGAAAAACGCACGGTCTTGTGTTCGGAGCCGCCGGACGCAAGTGCCAATCTTCCAGGATGGCGTCCCCCGTAAACGGGGGTCTGGGGGCAATGACTGTGAGCACCGCCGCAGGCAAGGTGCTTACCGGAAGCGGCCCCCAGCGCATCTTTGGTTACTTTCTGTGCGAGCAGAAAGTAACATCCGCCTCTAAACAACGGAACCCGCCCCGCAGGGCGGAACCCTCCTCCCTGACAACTTAAAGAAAGGAGCCCTGTTATGAGCTGGAACGCCGCACTATACTACTACCACCTCTCCCGAGGTGGGGACTACTTCGGCCTACCCCAAAAGGCGGGGGAGAGCTCGGCCCACGCCGCCCTGGTGCTTCCCCGGGAGAAGGGCCCAATCCACATTTCGCCCTGGCTGGACAACTATGGCCGCTACGGGGTAAGCTGGAAAGTGGCAGTCACCTGCCAGGTGGAGCTCCAAGCCCCCTATACCTTGAAAATCACCGGCGGCGGCGCAGTGCGCCGGGGGCTCAATACCGTGCTGGATGGGCTGGAGCAGGGCTATAAGATGCTGGGCGGCAAGGGAGAGCTCACCCCGGATTTCGGAGCTCCGGAACTGGCGGCTCAGCGTGGCCTGAAATCGGATAACGCCCAGTTTACCCGGTGGGTGCTCCAGAGCGCCGAGCTGCGGCAGGGCTTGAAAAAGTTGGAGAAGGCCTCGGTTCGGGTGGAGCCCCTGCTTCCTGACAGCACCCAGCATATGGTCTGTGTCCTGACGGATATGGACAGCTTTGATGTGGACGATGTCATGCTGGAAGACTGGAAGCGGAAGAGCGCTTATGAGGAGACCGGCGTGTTTGAGCGGCTGGACGCCCTGGTGGAGCTGTTGGAGACCGCCCGGAACGCAGTGACCGCCTGGCCCATGCCCCAGACCTATGAGGGGCCCAAATAGACCATTGACCGGGGGAGTATAATAGAGGTAAACTCCCCAGCAAGAGAGGACACCGCCCCGCAGGGCGGAACCCCAGAGGCGAAACGCAGTTTCGCAGAAAGCTTTTTTGCTACTTTTTTCTCGAAAAAAGTAGGGCCAAGCTTTCTTTTAAGAAAGCGGGAAAGAGGTGAACCCCCATGCCCCCTAAAATCTTAGTGATCGTCGGCCCCACAGCCTCGGGCAAGACCCGCATGGCGGTGGAGCTGGCCCAGCGCCACAACGGCGAGGTGATCTCCGCCGACTCCATGCAGATCTACCGCACCATGGACATCGGCACCGCCAAGCCCACCAAAGAGGAGATGGGGGGCATCCCCCACCACATGATCGACGTGGCCGACCCGGAGGAGGACTTCTCCGTGGCCCGGTACGTGGAGATGGCC
Encoded here:
- the mutS gene encoding DNA mismatch repair protein MutS produces the protein MAELTPMMKQYLEMKDRNPDSILFFRLGDFYEMFFDDAKLVSKELDLTLTTRDRNKPPEERTPMCGVPYHSCESYIARLIAKGYKVAICEQTEDPATAKGLVDRDIIRIISPGTVISASMLEEGKNNFLSAVYADESGVGLCLCDISTGEVFATSFPAGPEARDHLENELGRFHPTEAVLSEGAWALVGLTDFLKDRLDCMCQHWEEEGFALDHAREMVDKQFTAGLETLPAGDTAAVQATGGLLRYLYDTQKTDLGHIAAFSYYTTGQFMELDLTARQTLELTETLRGKEKKGSLLWVMDKTRTPMGHRLIRGWMERPLLSPVQIARRQQAVGDLVEDIITREELTLTLREVTDLERLIGRVVYGTAGGRDLTALAAGLGKLPRIRELLSPCSSALLQSLAEQLDDLPELRELLQRALVDEPPFSVREGKFIREGYSEEVDRLRNVMDHGADMLADLEARTKEQTGIKNMKVGYNKVFGYYIEVAKSQTNLVPEGWVRKQTTVNSERYISQELKDLEHTILSAQDKVVALEYQLFCELKDTVCRHVTQVQKSAAAVAQVDVLNSFATVAAAGNYCMPQVDNSSVLNIVEGRHPVVEKMLKDSLFVPNDTHMDDGDDLCAIITGPNMAGKSTYMRQVALITLMAQMGSFVPAKSAHIGVVDRVFTRIGASDDLSAGQSTFMVEMTEVAQLLKNATRRSLLILDEIGRGTSTYDGMAIARSVLEYCADKRRLGCKTLFATHYHELTVLEGEIPGVKNYNIAAKKRKDQVIFLRKIVRGGADQSYGIEVAQLAGVPDRVIKRAREILKDLEAGGVERPVVSVQEDSGQVSLGDLGGETVLKKLRMTDVNILSPIEALNLLNELKQDLN
- the mutL gene encoding DNA mismatch repair endonuclease MutL; translated protein: MPTIQVLDSHVADLIAAGEVVERPASVAKELMENAIDAGASKVTVEISHGGLTFLRVTDDGKGIPAGELKTAFLRHATSKLRTAYDLEAIGTLGFRGEALAAISAVSRVEVMTRPADAPLGASLFLEGGVPGEIEEAGCPLGTTMVVRDLFYNTPARLKFMKKDSAEGAAVFAVVQRVALSHPEVSVKFIRDGKQELLTPGDGALQSAVYAVLGRELALGFREVKSGGDGIKVTGFVSQPACCRASRNWQFFFVNGRQVKSRLLMAALEQAYQNQKMVGKFPACVLHVEVKLSQVDVNVHPAKTEVKFGSEREVFNAVYHAVLSVLEGDRSHPQATFSPARPKQTPGQTTMPGLSAQTYRQLTVADVATPRFTPKPRPTWTPPPAAAPRPSVPKKAPYVESGVENLVEKVDNSVHPVENLVDKVDKIPQETLLNSKKLEKHAQVIPSEPQPQPIPEPVATPEPKDEPVEKPVHMPEPEAEPVPEVEPWRLAGEVLNTYIIVEQGDKILLIDKHAAHERMNFNRMKAQGYQAMAQTLLSPAICRLAPEEQAVLLSNLPLLEEFGFQVDDFGGGALAVREAPDYLDVEDIPDTLSQLAQKLLTTGHADPAAARDELLHTMACKAAIKGGWKTSPQELERVAQAVMDGSVKYCPHGRPVAIELTRKELEKQFKRA